AACCACAGGGATGACACCTGCTGCGTTGGCGTAAAGGGGGACCCCGAAGATGACCGCTATGGGGACGGCGAAAGGGTTGCCCGGCCCTGCGAATCTGAGGAGAAAGCCCTCCGGGACGTAGCCGTGGACAAAGGCCCCTGCCGCGATTCCTCCAAGGACGTACGGCCAGATCTTTTTCAGGATCCCGCGGACGTAATCCGCCGCGTACTTGACCCTCTCCTTGCCTGTCATGACAGGGATCTCGCCCCTACCCATGCGGATCTCCCAGACATAATCTGCGACAAAGCGCTCCATGCCAAGCCATCCGATGACGATACCCGCAACCACAGCAACGACGAGCCCGGTAACGAGATAGATTAGGGCGATTCGCCAGCCAAAGAGCCCGAAAAGGAGGACAAGGGCGACCTCGTTCACCATAGGGGAAGAGATGAGAAAACTGAACGTGACGCCCAGGGGAACACCTGCCTCGAGAAACCCGATGAAGAGGGGGCATGCGGAACAGGAACAAAAAGGGGTTACGACCCCGAGTCCTGCAGCCATGACGTGCCCGACAACCCGCCCTTTGCCAGAGAGGAACCGGCGGACCTTCTCAGGCGGGAAAAAGCTCCTCACAATGGCGACCAGGAAGACGATCACGGCAAGAAGGACAAAAATCTTTGCCGTGTCCTCGATAAAGAAATGGATGGATTCTCCGAAACGGGAGGACGGATTCAGCCCAAGCAGGTCATAGGCGACCAGGTCTGCAAGACGGGTGAAGATGATCAGCATACGGCACCTATTTCTTTAAGAGAGCCCAAGCTCGGAGACGAGAAATGGCAGGAGCCTCTTTCTCATTTCGTCCCTCACCCTCCTAAAAACGGAGAGGATCGTTTCTCGGTCCCCGACCGCCAGTGCCGGATCCTCGAAGCCTACATGCCGTACAGGGCCAAGCCCCGAGGCGAAGGGACAGGACTCGGCCGCCTCTCCGCACAGTGTCACCACCAGATCAAAGGTCCTTCCCGCGAACTCGTCGAGGTGCTTGGATCGCTGACCAGTGATGTCGATCCCAATTTCGGACATCACATCTATGGCGAATGGATTCACGGCAGACGGGCTGGTCCCGGCGGAAAAGGCCTGAAGTCTGCCTGCAAGATCGTGGTTGACGATCCCCTCGGCCATCTGGCTTCGACATGAGTTCTGGGTGCACACAAAAAGGACCTTCTTCATAGAATCCTCCCCGACTTTTGCTGAATCGACCTGCACTTTTCCCTGAACCTCATGATTCCAGGGTCATCCTCTAGCCTCCCGGTCACAAAAGCAAGGATCTCTTCGCCGGGGGAGCCCGCTTCCTGCTTGGCAAGACGGTAGTCCACCCGCTGTCCTTCACGCCGAAATGTAACAAGCCCTGCTTCCTCGAGGATTCGAAGATGCCGTGAGACAGTGGGCTGGGCAAGACCAAGGGCCTCGGTGATCTCGCAGACACAATAGCCCCCGTCTTGGAGGATCTTTAGGATCGTGAACCGGGTCGGATCCGCTATTGCCCTCAGAATCGCCATATGCCTTTTCATATATTTATATATTGCTATTTGTCTATACATTGTCAATAGACAAATTTTGCCTGCCTGATTACATCGCATCTTCGCAATCACGG
This DNA window, taken from Deltaproteobacteria bacterium, encodes the following:
- a CDS encoding permease, which codes for MLIIFTRLADLVAYDLLGLNPSSRFGESIHFFIEDTAKIFVLLAVIVFLVAIVRSFFPPEKVRRFLSGKGRVVGHVMAAGLGVVTPFCSCSACPLFIGFLEAGVPLGVTFSFLISSPMVNEVALVLLFGLFGWRIALIYLVTGLVVAVVAGIVIGWLGMERFVADYVWEIRMGRGEIPVMTGKERVKYAADYVRGILKKIWPYVLGGIAAGAFVHGYVPEGFLLRFAGPGNPFAVPIAVIFGVPLYANAAGVIPVVQALMEKGLPLGTTLAFMMAVTALSFPEMVILSQVLKKRLIWTFIAIVTAAIIMVGYLFNLIV
- a CDS encoding arsenate reductase ArsC is translated as MKKVLFVCTQNSCRSQMAEGIVNHDLAGRLQAFSAGTSPSAVNPFAIDVMSEIGIDITGQRSKHLDEFAGRTFDLVVTLCGEAAESCPFASGLGPVRHVGFEDPALAVGDRETILSVFRRVRDEMRKRLLPFLVSELGLS
- a CDS encoding metalloregulator ArsR/SmtB family transcription factor, which translates into the protein MAILRAIADPTRFTILKILQDGGYCVCEITEALGLAQPTVSRHLRILEEAGLVTFRREGQRVDYRLAKQEAGSPGEEILAFVTGRLEDDPGIMRFREKCRSIQQKSGRIL